Proteins found in one Pseudomonas mosselii genomic segment:
- a CDS encoding thiazole synthase: MSNVRSDKPFVLAGRTFQSRLLVGTGKYRDMEETRLATEASGAEIVTVAVRRTNLGQNAGEPNLLDVLSPDKYTILPNTAGCFDAVEAVRTCRLARELLDGHKSHEERTLVKLEVLADQKTLFPNVIETLKAAEVLVKDGFDVMVYTSDDPIIARQLAEAGCIAVMPLAGLIGTGLGICNPYNLQIILEESKVPVLVDAGVGTASDATIAMEMGCEAVLMNSAIAHAQQPVLMAEAMKHAILAGRMAYLAGRMPKKLYASASSPLEGLIK; the protein is encoded by the coding sequence ATGAGCAACGTTCGCAGCGACAAGCCTTTCGTCCTGGCCGGGCGCACTTTCCAGTCGCGCCTGCTGGTCGGCACCGGCAAGTACCGTGACATGGAAGAAACCCGCCTGGCCACCGAGGCCTCGGGTGCCGAGATCGTCACCGTGGCCGTGCGTCGCACCAACCTCGGCCAGAACGCGGGCGAACCGAACCTGCTCGATGTGCTGTCGCCCGACAAGTACACCATCCTGCCGAACACCGCGGGTTGCTTCGATGCGGTCGAGGCGGTGCGTACCTGCCGCCTGGCCCGTGAGCTGCTCGACGGGCACAAGTCCCACGAGGAGCGGACACTGGTGAAGCTGGAAGTGCTGGCCGACCAGAAGACCCTGTTCCCCAATGTGATCGAAACCCTCAAGGCCGCCGAAGTGCTGGTCAAGGACGGCTTCGACGTGATGGTCTACACCAGCGATGACCCGATCATCGCCCGCCAGCTGGCCGAAGCCGGCTGCATTGCCGTCATGCCGCTGGCCGGCCTGATCGGCACCGGCCTGGGTATCTGCAACCCCTACAACCTGCAGATCATCCTCGAGGAATCCAAGGTGCCGGTGCTGGTCGATGCTGGCGTGGGTACTGCTTCCGACGCCACCATCGCCATGGAGATGGGGTGCGAGGCAGTGCTGATGAACTCGGCCATTGCCCACGCCCAGCAGCCAGTGCTGATGGCCGAGGCCATGAAGCACGCCATCCTTGCCGGCCGCATGGCGTATCTCGCCGGGCGCATGCCGAAGAAACTCTATGCCAGCGCGTCCTCGCCGCTGGAAGGTCTGATCAAGTAA
- the thiS gene encoding sulfur carrier protein ThiS — translation MRIQLNGEPYELPDGESVAALLGRLELAGRRVAVELNLDIVPRSQHESTRLSEGDQVEVVHAIGGG, via the coding sequence ATGCGCATTCAATTGAACGGTGAGCCTTACGAACTGCCCGACGGCGAGAGCGTCGCGGCGCTGCTGGGCCGGCTGGAGCTGGCTGGTCGCCGGGTGGCGGTTGAACTGAACCTGGACATCGTGCCGCGCAGCCAGCACGAGAGCACGCGATTGAGCGAAGGCGACCAGGTCGAAGTGGTTCATGCCATTGGCGGTGGTTGA
- a CDS encoding DUF423 domain-containing protein — translation MLRSFLMLAAFFGFTGVALGAFAAHGLKSRLSADYLAIFHTGVSYQLVHALAILAVAVLSAHLPGRLVGWAGGLFAVGILLFSGSLYVLTLSGLSKLGMITPLGGLCLLAGWLCLGLAAWRLG, via the coding sequence ATGCTTCGCAGCTTCCTGATGCTCGCCGCGTTCTTCGGTTTTACCGGCGTGGCCCTCGGCGCCTTCGCCGCCCATGGCCTGAAGAGCCGTCTCAGCGCCGACTACCTGGCGATCTTCCATACCGGCGTGAGCTACCAACTGGTGCACGCACTGGCGATCCTCGCGGTGGCGGTGCTGTCGGCGCACCTGCCGGGGCGCCTGGTCGGCTGGGCCGGCGGTCTGTTCGCGGTGGGTATCCTGCTGTTCTCCGGTAGCCTCTACGTACTGACCCTGAGCGGTCTGAGCAAGCTCGGCATGATCACTCCGCTGGGCGGCCTGTGCTTGCTCGCCGGCTGGCTGTGCCTGGGCCTGGCCGCCTGGCGCCTGGGCTGA
- the mtgA gene encoding monofunctional biosynthetic peptidoglycan transglycosylase: MLSSLLRRLSRALLWFAAGSAAVVLVLRWVPPPGTALMVERKVESWFSGEPIDLQRDWTPWEDISDELKVAVIAGEDQKFASHWGFDIPAIQAALAYNERGGKVRGASTLTQQVAKNLFLWSGRSWLRKGLEAWFTALIELFWSKERILEVYLNSAEWGKGVFGAQAAARYHFGVDASRLTRQQAAQLAAVLPSPIKWSASRPSAYVASRAGWIRRQMSQLGGPSYLMQLDTSRRL, from the coding sequence ATGCTCTCATCTCTCCTGCGCCGCCTCTCCCGCGCCCTGCTCTGGTTCGCCGCCGGCAGCGCCGCCGTGGTCCTGGTGCTGCGCTGGGTTCCACCGCCCGGCACCGCGCTGATGGTCGAGCGCAAGGTGGAGTCATGGTTCAGCGGCGAGCCCATCGACCTGCAACGCGACTGGACGCCCTGGGAGGACATCTCCGACGAACTCAAGGTCGCGGTCATCGCCGGCGAGGACCAGAAGTTCGCCAGCCACTGGGGCTTCGACATCCCGGCGATCCAGGCGGCGCTGGCCTACAACGAGCGTGGCGGCAAGGTGCGTGGCGCCAGCACGCTGACCCAGCAGGTGGCCAAGAACCTGTTCCTGTGGTCCGGACGCAGTTGGCTGCGCAAGGGGCTGGAGGCCTGGTTCACCGCGCTGATCGAGCTGTTCTGGTCGAAGGAACGGATTCTCGAGGTCTACCTGAACAGCGCCGAATGGGGCAAGGGCGTGTTCGGTGCCCAGGCCGCGGCACGCTACCACTTCGGCGTGGACGCCAGCCGCCTGACGCGACAACAGGCCGCACAACTCGCCGCGGTGCTGCCTAGCCCGATCAAATGGAGTGCCAGCCGGCCAAGCGCCTATGTGGCGAGCCGCGCGGGGTGGATTCGCCGGCAGATGAGCCAGCTGGGTGGGCCGAGCTACCTGATGCAACTGGATACTTCGCGCAGGCTTTGA